A window of Candidatus Xiphinematobacter sp. Idaho Grape contains these coding sequences:
- a CDS encoding FHA domain-containing protein: protein MPRVSPEGFEVGAGRFVVRVLNGPHEGAEMEIPRDGVTIGSGEECDLILFDTQVVPRHAQLTLGGQRVVLCPLQGAVWLDMVSIKDKVELLDGAKQIITVGNTHLAVGSLLPGEGEAWWPAAGLSGGLPSGEESASSMVVQTAFPTEKSRRRNALLFIAVVGALLIFTTLEMSKHLGREKVARVQEMDRPVFLGTVTPKSMPGHSGSVVVPHLPIPKPIDPSLFPLEAKVATQLSNEGVVFSWKIQGSKPQLRIWARGGAESAVARRIISRFSPPLHYHIFDLSQVEASAAMLAQLSGLSLRVRIEPEGVAFWSGYLQHEKMWHDFFLHIVRELPLIQNHRCKIVFGNQLVKILQKELRQHGLKVQPVASTGSVLLVGSLPKEQKEEWDSWMTKAYERYASRVSLIDRVNSSIVAGVASKDFFPSRIVGVAGAEGPWVTLADGSKFFQGAKLKDGHVLEEITSSMLLLSGPEGALELHLSTLD from the coding sequence ATGCCTAGGGTAAGCCCCGAAGGGTTTGAAGTAGGTGCAGGTCGGTTTGTCGTGAGAGTACTAAACGGCCCTCACGAGGGTGCTGAAATGGAAATTCCGAGGGATGGAGTTACCATCGGAAGTGGTGAAGAATGTGATTTGATTCTGTTTGACACTCAAGTAGTTCCCAGACACGCTCAGCTTACTCTCGGGGGGCAGAGGGTGGTTTTGTGCCCGCTGCAAGGGGCAGTCTGGTTGGATATGGTCTCTATCAAAGACAAGGTGGAGCTACTCGACGGTGCCAAGCAGATAATTACCGTAGGGAACACGCATTTGGCAGTAGGATCTCTCCTGCCAGGAGAGGGAGAGGCGTGGTGGCCTGCTGCTGGCTTAAGCGGTGGACTTCCTTCCGGGGAGGAGAGCGCTTCTAGCATGGTGGTCCAAACGGCCTTTCCAACAGAAAAGAGTAGGAGGCGTAACGCTTTGTTGTTCATTGCTGTGGTAGGTGCACTGCTCATTTTCACTACCTTGGAAATGTCGAAGCATCTAGGAAGAGAAAAAGTGGCAAGGGTGCAAGAAATGGACAGGCCTGTTTTTTTAGGAACAGTTACTCCTAAATCAATGCCGGGGCACTCAGGCTCAGTGGTTGTCCCTCACCTTCCCATTCCCAAGCCTATTGATCCAAGCTTGTTCCCCCTGGAGGCCAAAGTAGCGACTCAGCTCTCTAATGAAGGGGTGGTCTTTTCGTGGAAAATACAGGGCAGCAAGCCACAACTTAGGATATGGGCCAGGGGGGGGGCTGAAAGTGCTGTTGCACGCAGAATTATAAGTAGATTTTCACCCCCCTTGCATTATCACATTTTCGATCTTTCCCAAGTAGAGGCCTCAGCAGCTATGCTGGCGCAACTTTCCGGACTATCTCTCCGAGTACGCATAGAGCCAGAAGGGGTCGCCTTCTGGAGTGGTTATCTACAGCATGAAAAAATGTGGCACGACTTCTTCCTACATATCGTTCGTGAGTTACCCCTTATCCAAAACCACCGCTGTAAGATTGTCTTCGGAAACCAGTTAGTTAAGATTCTGCAGAAAGAGTTACGCCAACATGGACTGAAAGTGCAACCTGTTGCATCCACAGGCAGTGTGCTCCTGGTCGGAAGCTTACCAAAAGAACAAAAGGAGGAATGGGACTCTTGGATGACCAAAGCATATGAAAGATATGCTTCACGGGTCTCTCTTATTGATAGAGTAAATAGTAGTATCGTGGCGGGAGTTGCCTCTAAGGATTTTTTTCCATCACGTATTGTAGGGGTTGCTGGCGCAGAAGGACCATGGGTTACTCTTGCGGATGGGTCAAAGTTCTTCCAAGGTGCTAAGCTGAAAGATGGACATGTTTTGGAAGAGATTACCTCTAGTATGCTTCTGTTGAGTGGTCCAGAAGGTGCATTAGAGCTCCATCTTTCTACGTTGGACTAG
- a CDS encoding SurA N-terminal domain-containing protein: protein MFNIFRKRQCILVISVSISAIFVCVFYFHTYANSIIDPGLKVASIYGRDITQAEVNHLAENYSLAVMLGLYDFLETLGGSGPVVDEWAALNEFVLNQLVMQHESKALAVTVLDRQIAQAIAKCPLFRQRGGFSVAKYREFIQKRLAIRGLNGRLLENLFRDSLQAARVRQIVSGSVAISDQEVLRAFRAYQKEDLQIIKFNLSKYAAQAHVTVDQMWKLYTKELGNLRTPETRSVRYVVFKMSEEKRLPRDKARISTLQDAADRAATFIETLAGGKVSFEKAAEQASVPINLLPPFSDGFSDSKVFKELKRELPGLVYVTSRLTKEHPYSDALEGIDKDRFYVLELLSVQPSRPLTFEEARPRLQEILCVRAASRMLHEEGRAVAASIAKQLQEGKSFKEAAALEGVKPQKILGVTPFSRVSPEHSLYAEVALLLSPGEISALQKSDDGGAYTVFLTRREAIRPTEFTKRKTKLKAQLLKVKQTLLFLEWMRSAREAANVRTTS, encoded by the coding sequence GTGTTTAATATCTTTCGTAAAAGACAATGTATCCTTGTAATAAGTGTGTCCATTTCAGCTATTTTTGTTTGCGTCTTTTACTTTCATACCTATGCAAATTCTATCATTGATCCCGGGTTGAAGGTAGCTTCCATCTACGGTCGGGACATTACTCAAGCGGAGGTCAACCACCTCGCGGAAAATTATTCACTCGCTGTTATGCTTGGACTCTACGACTTCTTAGAAACGCTCGGAGGAAGCGGTCCAGTTGTGGATGAGTGGGCTGCTCTGAATGAATTTGTGCTTAATCAGCTTGTTATGCAGCACGAGAGTAAGGCGTTAGCAGTTACTGTTCTAGATCGTCAGATAGCCCAGGCCATTGCAAAATGTCCCCTCTTTCGACAGAGAGGGGGATTCAGCGTAGCTAAATATCGAGAGTTTATACAGAAGCGGCTAGCTATACGAGGGCTGAACGGACGTCTTCTAGAGAACTTGTTTCGCGATTCTTTACAAGCCGCTCGTGTTCGTCAGATTGTCTCTGGATCCGTCGCGATATCCGACCAAGAGGTCCTTAGGGCTTTTCGCGCTTATCAGAAGGAGGATCTCCAGATAATAAAGTTTAACCTTTCTAAGTATGCTGCTCAAGCCCACGTTACGGTTGATCAGATGTGGAAGCTCTACACAAAGGAATTGGGAAACTTAAGAACTCCAGAAACCCGCTCAGTGCGCTATGTGGTATTTAAAATGTCGGAGGAAAAGAGATTGCCAAGGGATAAGGCACGAATTAGCACCCTACAAGACGCAGCTGATCGAGCAGCTACCTTCATAGAAACCCTTGCTGGAGGAAAGGTTTCTTTCGAGAAGGCCGCCGAGCAAGCCAGCGTTCCCATAAACTTACTGCCTCCATTTAGTGATGGATTCAGTGATAGCAAGGTGTTCAAGGAACTAAAAAGAGAACTTCCAGGACTAGTATATGTTACCTCTCGTCTTACCAAGGAACACCCCTACAGTGATGCACTAGAGGGAATAGATAAAGATCGGTTTTACGTACTGGAATTGCTTTCTGTCCAGCCCTCTCGTCCCCTCACATTTGAAGAAGCACGACCTCGGCTACAAGAAATATTGTGTGTTCGAGCTGCATCTAGAATGCTCCATGAGGAAGGAAGAGCCGTCGCGGCTTCTATTGCAAAACAGCTGCAAGAAGGAAAGTCATTTAAAGAAGCCGCCGCCCTAGAAGGGGTGAAACCCCAGAAGATTTTGGGTGTAACCCCATTCTCTAGAGTATCTCCTGAGCATTCTCTCTATGCTGAAGTAGCACTTCTGCTTTCTCCTGGGGAAATAAGTGCCCTCCAGAAGTCCGACGACGGTGGGGCATACACGGTCTTTCTGACAAGGCGGGAGGCTATCCGACCGACAGAGTTTACAAAAAGGAAGACGAAACTAAAGGCACAACTGCTTAAGGTGAAGCAAACGCTTCTTTTCCTTGAATGGATGCGAAGTGCAAGAGAGGCGGCTAATGTTCGTACCACAAGCTAA
- the metG gene encoding methionine--tRNA ligase, whose protein sequence is MSPKPFTLTAAIDYANADPHIGHAYEKILADVIARFQRLCGRGVFFMTGVDQHGQKVEQAAARLGMDTQGFVDSVAARFRTLWETLGVAYDCWAATTHPLHQQIVCKVLRQLFSAGDLYKSTYRGFYSVRQEQFLTDKDRDATGKFGPEWGEIIFLEEGNWYFRLSKYLPWLSKFIETHSEFVIPAFRRTEITHAIQHWKQDLCISRPRSRLSWGIELPFDQEFVTYVWFDALISYLSFTGYLSEDPVEEGRFRQRWPALHILGKDIMIPAHAVYWPTMVHAMGFSDQQIPQLLVHGWWNFDGTKVSKSTGNTVDPFILASRYGPAALRYYLMRDISTGRDANFSEERLILLCNTELANGLGNLLNRTLSMVNLYLGGSLHPGFYSHDTNTIREQNRRSTSEYFLRMQSFEIDRAIMAIMDIVSRSNAFIEASSPWELYRKPKQRAKLAEVLATLHESIRLAASLLAPILPKESAAMLNQLGIEAIDFSHPDPTLRTSLAVSPPQPVFPKFP, encoded by the coding sequence GTGAGTCCGAAACCATTTACTTTAACCGCTGCTATCGACTATGCTAACGCCGATCCCCACATTGGGCATGCATACGAAAAAATCCTTGCTGATGTAATCGCTCGCTTTCAACGTTTATGTGGCCGTGGTGTATTTTTTATGACGGGGGTGGATCAACATGGTCAAAAGGTCGAGCAGGCTGCCGCAAGACTGGGGATGGATACTCAGGGTTTTGTTGACTCTGTCGCTGCTAGGTTTCGCACGCTCTGGGAAACTCTGGGGGTTGCATACGATTGCTGGGCAGCAACCACCCACCCGTTGCACCAGCAAATAGTCTGCAAAGTCCTTCGACAGCTCTTTAGTGCTGGCGATCTCTATAAGTCTACCTATCGCGGTTTTTACAGCGTAAGACAGGAACAGTTCCTAACTGATAAAGATCGGGACGCAACTGGCAAATTTGGACCAGAGTGGGGGGAAATCATTTTCTTGGAAGAAGGAAATTGGTATTTCCGCCTTAGCAAGTACTTACCTTGGCTTTCGAAATTTATAGAAACCCACTCGGAATTTGTGATCCCGGCATTCCGCCGGACAGAAATTACCCATGCCATTCAGCACTGGAAACAGGATTTATGCATATCTAGGCCCCGCTCTCGTCTGTCATGGGGGATTGAACTTCCTTTTGATCAAGAATTCGTAACCTATGTTTGGTTTGATGCACTGATTAGCTACCTGAGTTTCACTGGCTATCTTTCTGAAGATCCTGTGGAGGAGGGGAGATTTCGGCAGCGCTGGCCCGCACTACACATTCTTGGAAAGGATATTATGATACCGGCGCATGCTGTTTACTGGCCTACTATGGTTCACGCCATGGGATTTTCTGATCAACAAATCCCTCAACTGCTCGTTCACGGTTGGTGGAATTTTGACGGAACCAAGGTAAGCAAAAGTACCGGGAACACGGTAGATCCCTTCATACTCGCATCTCGATATGGGCCAGCGGCACTGCGATACTATCTTATGCGGGATATTTCCACCGGCCGGGATGCTAACTTTAGTGAGGAGAGGCTAATTCTGCTCTGCAACACAGAGCTGGCAAACGGTTTGGGGAATCTTCTCAATAGAACGTTAAGTATGGTCAACCTCTACCTTGGAGGCTCCCTCCACCCCGGATTCTATTCCCATGACACAAACACCATACGTGAACAGAATAGACGCTCTACATCTGAGTACTTTCTTCGAATGCAATCCTTTGAGATTGACCGCGCAATTATGGCAATCATGGACATCGTATCCCGCTCTAACGCATTCATAGAGGCTAGCTCTCCCTGGGAGCTTTACAGGAAACCAAAGCAAAGAGCAAAACTAGCGGAGGTACTCGCAACCCTCCACGAGAGCATCCGGCTGGCGGCTAGCCTACTTGCACCCATCCTGCCGAAAGAGTCCGCCGCCATGCTCAACCAACTAGGGATCGAAGCCATTGACTTCTCCCATCCAGATCCCACTCTCCGCACATCGCTGGCAGTGAGCCCACCACAACCGGTCTTTCCAAAATTCCCCTAG
- a CDS encoding tetratricopeptide repeat protein yields MHPKHSLSGSTVLTPKGEQWEVGPIPAALRRLLMEISLMGLGCGLRVEAFQLLQLLRAVEPDAAYPLLGLSQFYMLNNEMEKARELLSELALRQDLLGTPLLKMVQALQTSGAQILRTCPVETV; encoded by the coding sequence ATGCATCCAAAACATTCGTTGAGTGGCTCCACAGTACTCACTCCAAAAGGCGAGCAGTGGGAGGTAGGTCCGATTCCGGCTGCGTTACGACGCTTGTTGATGGAAATTAGCCTGATGGGATTGGGTTGTGGGTTGCGCGTAGAAGCTTTTCAGCTCCTTCAGTTGCTTCGTGCCGTGGAGCCGGATGCGGCCTACCCGTTACTTGGATTATCTCAGTTTTATATGCTCAATAATGAAATGGAAAAAGCTAGAGAGCTTCTGTCGGAATTGGCGCTTCGCCAAGATCTTCTGGGCACGCCACTTCTAAAGATGGTACAGGCGCTCCAAACTTCAGGAGCCCAAATTTTGCGAACCTGTCCAGTAGAGACTGTTTAA
- the alr gene encoding alanine racemase encodes MMIDIHPRAGMLRCWTEIQLDLLTLNLRELRSQLPCKCGVISVLKADAYGHGLVEVALALRSESTAFAVACLPEAIKLQTGIPDRDIIILGSTLPEERQRVVECGFIATVSSVEEVVGYAKYARVRPARICIKIDTGMGRIGIWKEEAGRCLQALARIPGISVHSIATHLPVWEEDLVFSWQQLQWMRNYSAFFRKLFPGAYLHVLSSTGILEFPSSAFDLVRPGLALYGIAIPRQHQHRLKPVLAWKTRVVSVRQVEKGRSVGYGRTYITSKVSRLATLAVGYADGYPYSLSGSSASVLIRGRHCPVVGRVTMDSTVVDVSELPDIHYGEEVVLIGRDREEEILASDMAGWASTIAWEILTRIHPGRMTRLFLGSSTIQ; translated from the coding sequence ATGATGATAGACATTCATCCGAGGGCAGGAATGTTGCGCTGCTGGACAGAAATACAACTAGACTTATTGACGCTTAATCTAAGAGAACTACGTTCACAACTACCCTGCAAATGTGGTGTTATTAGTGTCTTAAAGGCAGACGCTTATGGCCACGGGTTAGTTGAAGTCGCCCTGGCTCTAAGAAGTGAGTCTACAGCTTTCGCTGTTGCCTGTCTTCCAGAGGCCATCAAACTTCAGACGGGCATTCCTGACCGTGATATCATCATCCTCGGGTCTACTCTTCCCGAAGAGCGTCAGCGAGTGGTAGAATGCGGGTTTATCGCTACTGTCTCAAGCGTGGAAGAAGTAGTAGGATATGCAAAATATGCTAGAGTGCGTCCCGCGCGTATCTGCATAAAAATCGATACTGGTATGGGGAGGATTGGGATTTGGAAAGAAGAGGCAGGACGCTGCCTACAAGCACTTGCACGGATTCCTGGGATATCGGTTCATTCCATTGCGACTCATCTTCCAGTTTGGGAAGAAGACCTGGTGTTTAGCTGGCAGCAGCTGCAATGGATGAGGAACTATAGTGCTTTTTTTCGAAAACTCTTTCCGGGAGCCTACTTACATGTGCTCAGTAGCACAGGAATTTTGGAATTTCCAAGCAGTGCATTCGATTTAGTGCGACCTGGGTTGGCTCTCTATGGAATTGCCATACCTCGTCAGCATCAACACCGCCTAAAACCTGTTCTCGCATGGAAAACTCGCGTGGTAAGTGTGCGACAAGTTGAAAAAGGACGCAGCGTCGGTTATGGGAGAACATACATCACTTCAAAGGTGTCGCGTCTGGCCACTCTAGCTGTAGGCTACGCCGATGGTTATCCCTATTCCCTCTCTGGAAGTTCTGCTTCCGTGTTAATCCGCGGGCGCCACTGTCCCGTAGTAGGACGCGTGACTATGGACTCCACGGTTGTGGATGTTTCTGAGCTACCTGACATCCACTACGGAGAGGAGGTAGTTTTAATTGGGAGAGATAGGGAGGAAGAAATCCTCGCTTCCGATATGGCAGGTTGGGCGAGTACTATTGCATGGGAGATCTTAACCCGTATACATCCTGGGAGGATGACACGTTTATTTCTCGGCAGTTCAACAATTCAGTAG
- a CDS encoding RNA recognition motif domain-containing protein has protein sequence MNKRLYVGNLSYDTSEDKLRAAFEKFGTVTDVKIMQDRNTNQPRGFGFVTMSTQSEGEAAINGLNGADLDGRNLTVNEARPLENRPPGGGNARRFSKSRRF, from the coding sequence ATGAATAAGAGACTCTATGTGGGGAACCTCTCCTACGATACATCAGAAGACAAGCTGCGCGCAGCTTTTGAGAAGTTCGGAACAGTGACGGATGTAAAAATTATGCAAGATCGCAATACAAATCAGCCTCGTGGGTTTGGTTTTGTTACGATGTCTACCCAAAGTGAGGGTGAGGCAGCTATCAATGGGCTTAATGGTGCCGATCTGGATGGGCGTAACTTGACCGTCAACGAAGCTCGTCCTCTGGAAAATCGCCCGCCTGGTGGTGGGAATGCCAGACGTTTTAGCAAGTCCCGTCGTTTTTAG
- a CDS encoding phosphoribosyltransferase — protein sequence MYLQLPYHNRRAAGCILAQCLSQYRNRPDVVTFGLFRGGVPVAYEVALALNIPLAVCFVRKLCAPEHPELAIGAVASGGVYVLNPAISSVLAPQTELLKKVAERELRRCEKQHQILSSVSSMPFRGKKAILTDDGLATGTTMHAAIRVIRLHYEGKWLYCGSPCRFLRGLFFISR from the coding sequence ATGTATCTTCAGCTTCCCTATCATAATCGCCGAGCGGCTGGTTGTATACTTGCTCAGTGTCTCAGCCAGTATAGAAACCGACCAGATGTAGTTACTTTTGGTCTTTTCAGGGGTGGAGTTCCGGTGGCCTACGAAGTTGCTCTTGCCCTTAACATCCCTCTAGCAGTCTGCTTTGTGCGCAAACTCTGCGCGCCGGAACACCCAGAGCTTGCTATAGGAGCAGTTGCTTCAGGTGGTGTGTATGTCCTTAATCCAGCTATTAGTTCTGTACTTGCTCCACAAACAGAACTTTTAAAGAAGGTCGCAGAGCGAGAACTGAGACGGTGTGAAAAACAGCACCAGATTCTTTCCTCTGTATCCTCCATGCCTTTTAGGGGGAAGAAGGCCATTTTAACTGACGATGGCCTTGCTACAGGTACAACCATGCATGCAGCTATACGAGTAATTAGGCTTCACTATGAAGGCAAGTGGTTGTATTGTGGCAGCCCCTGTAGGTTCCTCAGAGGCCTGTTCTTCATTTCAAGATGA
- the trmD gene encoding tRNA (guanosine(37)-N1)-methyltransferase TrmD, which yields MKIQILTLFPDVCEGMLSQSILGRARKRGSIEIQALDLRQWAVGKHRVTDEAPYGGGPGMVMKIEPYASALADLCSPHTRTVLMSAQGRRFQHTIAYEYSLEKEVILLCGHYEGVDQRVADHLVDDAISIGDYVLTSGILPALVFVDAVARLIPGVLGNTDSTGQESFITGLLDHPSYTRPETFQGWKVPSILLSGNHAEIQKWRAVAALELTKQRRPDLLGFHLAQEGGYPHG from the coding sequence GTGAAAATCCAAATTCTAACACTCTTCCCGGATGTATGTGAGGGGATGCTTTCCCAAAGCATTCTAGGGCGTGCGAGAAAGCGTGGGTCGATAGAAATTCAAGCCTTAGATCTGAGGCAGTGGGCTGTTGGCAAACACCGTGTTACAGATGAAGCACCCTATGGTGGAGGCCCGGGGATGGTAATGAAGATAGAACCCTACGCTAGTGCTCTGGCTGATTTATGTAGTCCTCATACTCGTACGGTGTTGATGTCTGCTCAGGGACGGCGTTTTCAGCATACCATTGCCTATGAGTATTCTTTGGAAAAGGAGGTTATTTTATTGTGTGGTCACTATGAGGGAGTCGACCAACGTGTTGCCGACCACCTAGTAGACGACGCAATTTCGATAGGAGACTATGTTCTGACCAGCGGTATTCTCCCAGCATTGGTGTTTGTGGACGCAGTAGCCCGGCTGATCCCAGGTGTATTAGGAAATACGGATTCTACCGGCCAAGAGTCCTTCATTACCGGGCTTTTAGATCACCCTAGCTATACAAGGCCGGAAACGTTTCAAGGATGGAAGGTGCCCTCTATCCTACTCTCAGGCAATCACGCTGAAATTCAGAAGTGGCGTGCTGTTGCTGCTTTGGAATTAACGAAACAGAGGAGACCTGATCTGCTGGGCTTCCATCTCGCACAAGAGGGGGGATATCCCCACGGGTGA
- a CDS encoding nicotinate phosphoribosyltransferase has translation MKRVECGSHSLLLTDLYELTMAYGYWKHRIHEREAVFHLSFRRNPFRGNYSVACGLADAVDHLRHLSIDGAQCCYLQSLVGNDKRPLFEKDFLDYLRKMNFSCDVDAVPEGTIVFPHEPVLRVRGPILQAQILETVLLNLIASQSLIATKAARICLAAEGDPVIEFGLRHAQGINGGMAATRAAYIGGCVATSNVLAGMHYDIPVKGTQAHSWVMAFETEREAFQAYAEAIPNNCVFLVDTYNTLEGVRNAVWMAQRLREQGHAAVGIRLDSGDLAYFSTEAQKILDQAGCADMAIIASNELDENIIARLKRQRVPIHVWCIGTKLVSGYDQPALGSVYKLGAIKKQDGTWRPCIKISEHLEKMSIPGILQVRRFQMGREFVGDMIYDETILKASEHIIVDPTDTTRTRLMPVNAIISDLLVPIFRKGKQVYQDVGIQAIRRRVREQLQCLHPDLKQPFDPYEYPVGMELNLHRQRTDSFTSMRGVNHHLAP, from the coding sequence ATGAAGAGAGTTGAATGTGGAAGTCATTCCTTGCTGCTAACGGACCTCTACGAACTTACCATGGCCTACGGGTACTGGAAGCATCGTATACATGAACGTGAAGCGGTTTTTCACCTCTCTTTTCGTAGAAATCCATTCCGGGGGAACTATAGTGTAGCCTGTGGTTTGGCTGATGCCGTTGACCATCTTCGCCATCTTTCTATAGATGGTGCACAATGCTGTTACCTACAGAGTCTTGTTGGTAATGACAAGCGACCTCTTTTTGAGAAGGATTTTTTAGACTATTTGAGAAAGATGAATTTTTCCTGCGATGTAGATGCCGTTCCGGAGGGAACTATTGTATTTCCCCATGAGCCTGTGCTCCGTGTCCGTGGTCCAATTCTCCAAGCTCAGATTTTGGAAACAGTGTTGCTCAATCTTATTGCCTCCCAGAGCCTTATTGCTACGAAAGCAGCTAGAATTTGTTTAGCTGCTGAGGGAGATCCAGTTATTGAATTTGGATTGCGCCATGCCCAGGGAATTAATGGCGGGATGGCGGCTACTAGAGCTGCATATATTGGCGGCTGTGTAGCCACTTCCAATGTTCTTGCTGGTATGCACTACGATATTCCCGTCAAAGGGACACAGGCACACAGCTGGGTTATGGCATTTGAGACAGAAAGAGAGGCCTTCCAAGCTTATGCGGAGGCCATACCCAATAATTGTGTTTTTTTGGTTGATACTTACAATACCCTAGAGGGGGTGCGGAATGCGGTATGGATGGCCCAGAGATTGCGGGAGCAAGGCCATGCTGCCGTAGGGATTCGACTGGACTCGGGAGATCTCGCCTACTTCAGTACGGAAGCGCAGAAAATTCTTGACCAAGCAGGATGTGCTGACATGGCGATCATTGCCAGTAACGAACTGGATGAAAACATCATTGCCAGGCTGAAGCGTCAGAGGGTGCCTATCCATGTTTGGTGCATTGGGACTAAACTGGTTTCTGGTTATGATCAGCCTGCATTGGGGAGTGTTTATAAATTAGGAGCTATCAAGAAGCAGGACGGAACTTGGCGCCCTTGTATTAAGATTTCGGAGCACTTAGAAAAGATGTCAATTCCGGGAATTCTCCAAGTTCGCCGTTTTCAGATGGGTCGAGAGTTTGTTGGAGATATGATCTATGACGAGACGATCTTGAAGGCCAGCGAACATATTATTGTTGACCCTACGGATACGACTCGAACTAGGCTAATGCCGGTCAATGCTATCATAAGTGACTTATTAGTTCCCATTTTTCGGAAGGGAAAGCAGGTTTACCAAGATGTAGGAATTCAAGCAATCCGCCGGCGTGTCAGAGAGCAGCTCCAATGTCTCCACCCGGATCTCAAGCAACCGTTCGATCCCTATGAATACCCAGTTGGGATGGAACTAAACTTACATCGACAGAGAACCGATTCGTTTACGAGCATGCGAGGAGTCAATCACCATCTAGCTCCTTAG
- a CDS encoding type I phosphomannose isomerase catalytic subunit codes for MNSGEPLTFKPLPVKRIWGGRKLNSYGKTIPYGISVGELWEVADRKEVQSTVRYGLLKGKTLNALWRGYREEIFGAHLVTSSSPRFPILCKLLDVRECLSVQVHPPERVAKALNGEPKAEVWYFLDTTPGAKIYAGLKNGISKRSFKALLATGRIEEALHKLPVEAGDSLFIPSGRLHAIGEGNVIVEIQQNSDTTFRLHDWDRLGFDGRPRRLHIRESLASINFSDFEPRLQPPGQAIIASCPFFRVDFLEIARPTQAHYEKKFSIYVVVRGCISCGGNSFTTGQFFFVPAQAFEISILPLDRKSCVLKTTLP; via the coding sequence ATGAACTCAGGAGAACCCTTAACCTTCAAGCCGCTTCCAGTAAAACGCATATGGGGAGGGAGGAAGCTTAATTCCTACGGCAAAACCATTCCCTATGGGATTTCTGTTGGAGAACTATGGGAGGTGGCAGATCGTAAAGAGGTCCAAAGTACAGTACGTTATGGTCTACTGAAAGGGAAAACACTCAATGCCCTTTGGAGGGGTTACAGAGAGGAGATTTTCGGAGCACATCTTGTGACTTCTTCTTCTCCTCGCTTTCCAATTCTTTGCAAACTACTAGATGTGCGGGAATGCCTTTCTGTGCAGGTGCATCCTCCAGAAAGGGTTGCTAAAGCACTGAATGGGGAACCTAAGGCTGAAGTTTGGTATTTTCTAGACACCACTCCTGGAGCGAAAATCTATGCAGGACTTAAAAATGGTATATCGAAACGGTCTTTCAAAGCGCTTTTGGCTACGGGGCGTATAGAAGAAGCCTTACATAAACTCCCCGTAGAGGCAGGGGATTCGCTTTTTATCCCCAGCGGGAGACTACACGCTATAGGGGAAGGAAATGTCATTGTAGAAATTCAGCAGAATAGCGACACGACCTTTCGGCTCCACGATTGGGACCGGCTTGGATTTGATGGTCGTCCGCGCCGTTTGCACATCCGAGAGTCACTTGCATCGATCAATTTCTCTGATTTCGAGCCCAGGCTGCAACCACCAGGCCAGGCTATTATCGCTAGTTGCCCATTCTTCCGGGTCGACTTTCTAGAGATTGCTCGCCCAACACAGGCTCACTACGAAAAAAAGTTTTCTATTTACGTAGTAGTCAGGGGGTGCATCTCCTGTGGAGGAAACAGCTTTACTACTGGTCAATTTTTCTTTGTGCCCGCCCAGGCTTTCGAGATATCCATTCTTCCCCTTGATAGGAAGTCCTGCGTCCTGAAAACTACTCTCCCATAA
- a CDS encoding riboflavin synthase, with amino-acid sequence MFTGLIEEVGRVIGLEKQAEASLLSAYAPKTAASCPIGSSVAVNGCCLTAVAISENQIEFHLLQETLFRTNLGDLQVGDHINCELPLLANGRLGGHLVQGHIDCTARVLSSRYLGQDFWAEIEIPLAAAHYLIFKGSIAVNGVSLTVAKLKERSFAVCITPYTHKCTNLGSLRAGMHINLEFDMVAKYVERMRATRIY; translated from the coding sequence ATGTTTACAGGCCTTATCGAAGAAGTAGGACGGGTGATAGGTTTAGAAAAACAAGCTGAGGCCTCCCTCTTGAGTGCTTACGCTCCAAAAACAGCAGCTTCTTGCCCAATCGGGAGCAGCGTTGCTGTTAATGGCTGTTGCCTGACGGCAGTAGCAATTTCTGAAAATCAGATAGAGTTTCACTTGCTTCAAGAAACTCTTTTCCGTACCAACCTCGGGGATTTGCAAGTGGGGGATCACATTAATTGCGAACTTCCTCTTCTTGCAAATGGACGGCTAGGCGGCCATCTTGTGCAGGGACACATTGACTGTACTGCACGCGTGCTTTCCTCCCGTTACCTTGGCCAAGATTTCTGGGCTGAGATAGAAATTCCTCTGGCAGCTGCTCACTACCTGATCTTCAAAGGATCTATAGCGGTGAATGGGGTGAGTCTAACGGTAGCCAAGCTGAAAGAGCGGTCTTTTGCAGTCTGCATCACCCCCTACACACATAAATGTACCAACTTGGGCAGTCTACGCGCGGGAATGCATATTAATTTAGAGTTTGACATGGTAGCAAAATATGTTGAACGCATGCGAGCCACGAGGATCTATTGA